The window TCCCTCCGGCCTTCGCGAAGAGGTGGAGGCCAACCTCGCCAAAATCGAAAAAACGATGGGGGCTAGCCCCGTGGGTCTCCGTTTCGGCGACCCGAAAAATCCGCTCCTTCTTTCGGTCCGTTCCGGCGCGCGGGCCAGCATGCCGGGGATGATGGACACCATTCTGAATCTCGGCCTAAACGAGACGGTCACGGAGGGGATTGCCCGGGCGTCCGGAAATCCCCGTTTTGCCTACGACAGCTACCGCCGTTTCATCCAGATGTACTCGGATGTCGTGATGGGGATGGACTCGCAGGCGCTGGAACGCCTTATCGAACAGAAAAAGGAAAGCCGTAGTGTCAAGCTGGACACCGAACTGACCGCCGATGACTGGAAGGAGCTGATCGAAAAATTCAGGGCCAAAATCCGCGAAAATCTGGGGCGCGACTTTCCCGATGATCCCGTGGAACAGCTCTGGGGGGCGATCGGCGCGGTGTTCGGGTCGTGGATGACCAAACGGGCGGTGGAATACCGGCGGATTCACAACATCCCCTCCCACTGGGGGACGGCAGTGAACGTTCAGGCGATGGTTTTCGGAAATATGGGGAACGACTGCGCCACCGGCGTCGCCTTCACGCGCGACCCCTCCACCGGTGAAAAAAGGTTTTTCGGCGAATACCTGATCAACGCGCAGGGGGAGGATGTGGTGGCGGGTATCCGAACGCCGCAACCAATAAACATTGAAGCCAGACAAAAAAACGGCGTCAATCTCCCCTCCATGGAAGAGACGCTTCCGGAATGTTACCGCCGGCTTGTCAAGATTTACCGGAAACTCGAGTCTCACTACCGCGACATGCAGGATATCGAGTTTACCGTTCAGAACAAAAAACTCTGGATGCTCCAGACAAGGAACGGCAAGAGAACCGCACAGGCGGCCATTAAAATCGCCATCGATCTGGTCAAAGAAAAAAAGATCAGCGTCAAGGAGGCGATCGGCCGCATCGATCCAAACCAGCTTGACCAGTTGCTTCATCCCACCCTCGACCCCAAGGCCAAGAAAGAAATCATCACCAAGGGGCTTCCCGCATCGCCGGGGGCCGCTTCCGGAGCGGTTGTTTTTAATGCCGAAGATGCCGTCGCCGCCGCTGGGCGGGGTGAAAAGGTTATTCTGGTACGCACCGAAACATCTCCGGAAGACATTCACGGCATGAACATGGCGGAAGGGATCTTGACCGCTCGCGGCGGGATGACAAGCCACGCCGCGGTGGTGGCCCGTGGGATGGGAAAATGCTGTGTCGCCGGTTGCGGAGAGATCCGGATCAGCGAGGTGGACGAATATTTTACGGCGGACCCCCGCCAGCCTGGCTCCGGCCGTCAACCGGACCGAGGCGGTCTGCCAGGCTCCGGCCGCCGGGTGAAGAAGGGGGAGTGGATTACGCTCAATGGTTCCACGGGAGAGGTGATGCTGGGGCGCGTGCCGACCACCGATCCGAAGCTCTCCGGAGATTTCGCAACTCTCATGAAATGGGTTGACCGCTACCGCGTTCTTCAGGTGCGCACCAATGCCGACACGCCGAACGATGCCCGGGTGGCCCGCAACTTCGGCGCCGAGGGGATCGGCCTCTGCCGAACCGAACATATGTTTTTCGAAACCGACCGGATCGAGGCGGTGCGGGAGATGATTCTGGCCGATACAAAGGCCGACCGCGACCGCGCCCTGGCGAAGATTTTGCCCATGCAGAAAGGGGATTTTAAGGAGATTTTCCGCGTGATGAAAGGGTTGCCTGTCACCATCCGTCTGCTCGACCCTCCCCTGCATGAATTTCTGCCGCATCACGAGGAGGAGCTGATGGCCATCGCCGCGAACTTGAGGGTCCCGGTGGAAAAAATCAGTGCCAAAAACGAATCGCTCAAAGAGGCCAACCCGATGCTGGGGCACCGCGGATGCCGGCTGGGGATCACCTTTCCGGAGATCTACGAAATGCAGACGCGCGCCATCATGGAGTCTGCCTGCGAACTGGTCCGCAATGAAAATTTAAGGCTCGTCCCCGAAATCATGATCCCGCTCGTCGGGCACATGAATGAATTGAAAATTTTGC is drawn from Deltaproteobacteria bacterium and contains these coding sequences:
- a CDS encoding pyruvate, phosphate dikinase yields the protein MFENSNLEMTLKKSKKTKKPGSRKKKFVYFFGDGKADGNASMKNLLGGKGANLAEMVNLSIPVPPGFTITTEVCTAFYENDKRYPSGLREEVEANLAKIEKTMGASPVGLRFGDPKNPLLLSVRSGARASMPGMMDTILNLGLNETVTEGIARASGNPRFAYDSYRRFIQMYSDVVMGMDSQALERLIEQKKESRSVKLDTELTADDWKELIEKFRAKIRENLGRDFPDDPVEQLWGAIGAVFGSWMTKRAVEYRRIHNIPSHWGTAVNVQAMVFGNMGNDCATGVAFTRDPSTGEKRFFGEYLINAQGEDVVAGIRTPQPINIEARQKNGVNLPSMEETLPECYRRLVKIYRKLESHYRDMQDIEFTVQNKKLWMLQTRNGKRTAQAAIKIAIDLVKEKKISVKEAIGRIDPNQLDQLLHPTLDPKAKKEIITKGLPASPGAASGAVVFNAEDAVAAAGRGEKVILVRTETSPEDIHGMNMAEGILTARGGMTSHAAVVARGMGKCCVAGCGEIRISEVDEYFTADPRQPGSGRQPDRGGLPGSGRRVKKGEWITLNGSTGEVMLGRVPTTDPKLSGDFATLMKWVDRYRVLQVRTNADTPNDARVARNFGAEGIGLCRTEHMFFETDRIEAVREMILADTKADRDRALAKILPMQKGDFKEIFRVMKGLPVTIRLLDPPLHEFLPHHEEELMAIAANLRVPVEKISAKNESLKEANPMLGHRGCRLGITFPEIYEMQTRAIMESACELVRNENLRLVPEIMIPLVGHMNELKILREKVDAVCRQVIDEAQVKMTYLIGTMIELPRAAVTADEIAVHADFFSFGTNDLTQTTFGLSRDDAQKFLPFYVENHILEHDPFVILDRGGVGVLIRIAGEKGRKVKKNLKMGICGEHGGEPQSIKFCHETGLDYVSCSPYRVPIARLSAAQAAIKTNSKNQ